A genomic window from Carassius carassius chromosome 29, fCarCar2.1, whole genome shotgun sequence includes:
- the mtnr1al gene encoding melatonin receptor type 1A-like produces MVEGTDISTGNRGSKYLSFPWVVTLLSSVLITTIIVDVLGNLLVIVSVFRNRKLRKAGNAFVVSLAVADLVVAIYPYPLVLTAIFHDRWIAGDIHCQISGFLMGLSVIGSIFNITGIAINRYCYICHSLKYDKLFSNKNTVCYVVLVWALTVLAIVPNWFVESLQYDPRVYSCTFAQSVSSLYTITVVVVHFILPISIVTYCYLRIWVLVIQVRKRVKPDSRPKIKPHDLRNFLTMFVVFVLFAVCWAPLNFIGLAVAIHPRLGQAIPEWLFTASYFMAYFNSCLNGVIYGVLNHNFRKEYKRIILAIFKFNC; encoded by the exons ATGGTGGAGGGAACAGACATTTCGACAGGAAACCGGGGCAGCAAGTACCTCTCTTTCCCCTGGGTGGTGACTTTACTCTCCAGTGTTCTCATTACTACGATTATAGTAGATGTTCTGGGCAACCTGTTGGTCATTGTATCGGTCTTCAGAAACAGAAAGCTCAGGAAGGCGG GTAATGCCTTTGTGGTGAGTTTGGCGGTAGCAGATCTGGTCGTGGCCATCTACCCCTACCCGCTCGTCCTGACCGCCATCTTCCATGACCGCTGGATCGCGGGTGATATTCACTGTCAGATCAGCGGCTTCCTCATGGGGCTCAGTGTGATCGGCTCTATTTTCAACATCACAGGCATCGCCATCAACCGCTACTGTTACATCTGCCACAGCCTCAAGTATGACAAGCTCTTCTCCAACAAGAACACAGTATGCTATGTGGTCCTGGTCTGGGCGCTGACTGTCCTGGCGATTGTTCCAAACTGGTTTGTGGAGTCTCTGCAGTACGACCCACGTGTCTACTCATGCACCTTCGCCCAATCGGTGAGCTCGCTCTACACCATCACGGTGGTTGTGGTGCACTTCATTTTGCCCATCAGCATCGTCACGTACTGCTACCTGCGCATCTGGGTCCTCGTCATACAGGTGCGCAAACGGGTCAAGCCCGACAGTCGGCCCAAGATCAAGCCTCATGACTTAAGGAACTTTCTCACcatgtttgtggtgtttgtgttgTTCGCCGTCTGCTGGGCTCCGTTGAACTTCATAGGCCTGGCGGTGGCGATCCACCCCAGACTCGGTCAAGCTATACCCGAGTGGCTCTTCACTGCCAGCTACTTCATGGCGTACTTCAACAGCTGCCTCAATGGCGTTATATATGGAGTGCTAAACCACAACTTCCGAAAAGAGTATAAAAGGATTATACTTGCTATTTTCAAGTTTAATTGTTGA